From a single Actinomyces viscosus genomic region:
- the epsC gene encoding serine O-acetyltransferase EpsC, with translation MHNSHRSLLDLAREDLATARRRDPAARSNVEVALLYPGVHALWAHRAAHKLWHKGHRFAARALSQAARNLTGIEIHPAAKIGERFFIDHGMGVVIGETAEVGDDVLMFHGVTLGGVSMSPGKRHPTIGNDVQIGAGAKVLGPVVVEDGAKVGANAVLVKNLPQGHVAVGVPSRARDPRTDPELMMDPTIYI, from the coding sequence ATGCACAACTCCCACCGGTCCCTGCTGGACCTGGCCCGCGAGGACCTGGCCACAGCCCGCAGACGCGACCCCGCCGCCCGTTCCAACGTGGAGGTGGCTCTCCTGTACCCGGGTGTCCACGCCCTGTGGGCTCACCGAGCCGCTCACAAGCTGTGGCACAAGGGGCACCGGTTCGCGGCCCGGGCCCTGTCCCAGGCCGCCCGCAACCTCACCGGTATCGAGATCCACCCGGCGGCGAAGATCGGCGAGCGCTTCTTCATCGACCACGGCATGGGCGTGGTCATCGGCGAGACCGCCGAGGTCGGCGATGACGTCCTCATGTTCCACGGAGTGACCCTGGGCGGGGTGTCCATGAGCCCGGGCAAGCGTCACCCCACCATCGGTAACGACGTGCAGATCGGCGCCGGCGCCAAGGTTCTGGGCCCGGTCGTCGTCGAGGACGGGGCCAAGGTCGGGGCCAACGCGGTCCTGGTGAAGAACCTGCCTCAGGGGCACGTCGCGGTGGGCGTCCCCAGCCGAGCCCGGGACCCCCGCACCGATCCCGAGCTCATGATGGATCCGACCATCTACATCTGA